A single window of Balaenoptera ricei isolate mBalRic1 chromosome 15, mBalRic1.hap2, whole genome shotgun sequence DNA harbors:
- the ZP3 gene encoding zona pellucida sperm-binding protein 3 — translation MRLSYRLLVCFLLWGSLELCNPQPVWHDESQHLMPSKPPAVMVECQEDQLVVTVSKDLFGTGKLIRPADLTLGPDNCEPLVSMDTDTVVRFEVGLHACGNSVQVTDDALVYSTFLFHNPRPVGNLSILRTNRAEVPIECRYPRQGNVSSWAILPTWVPFRTTMFSEEKLVFSLRLMEENWSAEKTTPTFQLGDRAHLQAQVHTGSHVPLRVFVDHCVATLTPDWSTSPYHTIVDFHGCLVDGLTDASSAFKTPRPRPETLQFTVDVFHFANDSRNTIYITCHLKVTPVDRVPDQISKACSFSKSSNRWSPVEGPVDICRCCNKGRCGVSGRSRRLTHLEGQSVPRSRRHVTEEADVTVGPLIFLGKTSDHGVEGSTSSPPSVMLGLGLATVVSLTLATIVLGFTGRRQAASHPVCPASASQ, via the exons TTGGTCTGCTTTCTGCTCTGGGGAAGCCTGGAGCTGTGCAACCCCCAGCCCGTCTGGCATGATGAATCCCAACATCTCATGCCATCGAAGCCACCCGCCGTGATGGTGGAGTGTCAGGAGGATCAGCTGGTGGTTACTGTCAGCAAAGACCTTTTTGGCACCGGGAAGCTCATCAGGCCTGCAGACCTTACCCTGGGCCCTGACAACTGTGAGCCGCTGGTCTCTATGGACACCGATACCGTGGTCAGGTTTGAGGTTGGGCTGCATGCGTGTGGCAACAGTGTGCAG GTGACCGACGACGCCCTGGTGTACAGCACCTTCCTGTTCCATAACCCCCGCCCTGTGGGAAACCTGTCCATCCTGAGGACTAACCGCGCAGAGGTCCCCATCGAGTGCCGCTACCCCAG GCAGGGCAACGTGAGCAGCTGGGCCATCCTGCCCACCTGGGTGCCCTTCAGGACCACGATGTTCTCGGAGGAGAAGCTGGTTTTCTCTCTGCGCCTGATGGAGG AGAACTGGAGCGCCGAGAAGACGACGCCCACCTTCCAGCTGGGAGACAGAGCCCACCTCCAGGCCCAAGTCCACACCGGCAGCCATGTGCCCCTGCGAGTGTTCGTGGACCACTGTGTGGCCACGCTGACACCGGACTGGAGCACCTCCCCTTATCACACCATCGTGGACTTCCACGG TTGTCTCGTGGACGGTCTCACCGATGCCTCATCTGCTTTCAAAACACCCAGACCCAGACCAGAGACCCTGCAGTTCACAGTGGATGTGTTCCATTTTGCTAATGACTCCAGAAACACG ATATATATCACCTGCCACCTGAAGGTCACTCCGGTTGACCGAGTCCCGGACCAAATAAGCAAGGCCTGTTCCTTCAGCAAGTCCTCCAATAG ATGGTCCCCGGTAGAAGGCCCTGTTGATATCTGTCGATGCTGTAACAAGGGGCGCTGTGGCGTATCGGGCCGTTCCAGGAGGCTGACCCACCTGGAGGGACAATCTGTTCCCCGTAGTCGCAGGCATG TGACAGAAGAAGCAGATGTCACAGTGGGGCCACTGATCTTCCTGGGGAAGACTAGCGACCACGGTGTGGAAGGgtccacctcctctcccccctcgGTGATGCTGGGCTTAGGCCTGGCCACTGTGGTGTCCCTGACTCTGGCCACCATCGTCCTGGGTTTCACGGGGAGGCGTCAGGCTGCTTCCCACCCTGTGTGCCCTGCGTCTGCTTcccaataa